In Zingiber officinale cultivar Zhangliang chromosome 8B, Zo_v1.1, whole genome shotgun sequence, a single genomic region encodes these proteins:
- the LOC122017154 gene encoding uncharacterized protein LOC122017154, whose amino-acid sequence MPPLLFSPPTYKTHHHVRRRGGGGGRGKKAAKIKEKKKAELHPHCSSPTCREFYNNTCRLINGGLISHPVLLIYVSEDDALEEEEEDDKHANVGGGSYLCPLQIDSMAASWGCRAAQVVAFLAILVLAEAAAAAAAEAEGGNDTAVRSGEELRKYQRIIRSQLRKINKPTIKTIQSPDGDLIDCVSTHLQPAFDHPVLQGSEAVVEDPPERPKGYKTGGGGGGGIQQLWSGGGETCPEGTVPIRRTREEDILRASSARSFGRKPPAPAASAERDSVGGSHEHAVGYAVGEELYGAKASLNVWAPKLSSSSEFSLSQIWVISGSFATDLNTIEAGWQVSPQLYGDNSPRFFTYWTTDAYRETGCYNLLCSGFVQTSNRIAIGAAISPVSAYNGKQFDISLLIWKDPKHGNWWLEFGPGVLVGYWPSYLFNHLAVHATMVQFGGEIFNTRPAGVHTSTQMGSGHYAEQGFRQAAYFRNLKVVDWDNSLIPAANLKVIADHPNCYDIQARSNSVWGNYFYFGGPGRSTRCP is encoded by the exons ATGCCTCCCCTCCTTTTTTCTCCACCTACCTATAAAACCCATCATCAtgtgagaagaagaggaggaggaggaggaagggggaAAAAGGCAgcaaagataaaggaaaaaaaaaaagcagaGCTCCATCCTCATTGCTCCTCGCCCACATGCAGGGAATTCTATAATAACACCTGCAGATTAATTAATGGCGGACTAATCTCCCATCCCGTTCTTTTAATTTATGTATCGGAAGATGATGctttggaggaggaagaagaagacgacaAGCATGCGAATGTAGGAGGAGGATCTTACTTGTGTCCGCTTCAGATCGATTCTATGGCTGCTTCTTGGGGCTGCAGGGCGGCGCAAGTTGTCGCCTTTCTTGCGATTTTAGTGCTCGCGGAggctgcggcggcggcggcggcggaggcggaGGGGGGAAACGACACGGCGGTGCGGTCAGGCGAAGAGCTGCGAAAGTATCAACGAATAATAAGATCGCAACTCCGGAAGATTAATAAGCCTACTATCAAGACAATCCag AGTCCTGACGGCGATCTCATCGACTGCGTTTCGACGCACCTTCAGCCGGCGTTCGATCACCCGGTTCTGCAAGGATCGGAAGCAGTGGTGGAGGATCCGCCGGAGAGGCCTAAAGGATACAAAACtggcggcggaggaggaggaggaatacAGCAGCTCTGGAGCGGCGGCGGCGAGACGTGCCCGGAGGGCACCGTGCCGATCCGGAGAACCAGGGAAGAAGACATACTCCGAGCCAGCTCGGCGAGGAGCTTCGGCAGAAAGCCCCCGGCTCCGGCGGCCAGCGCGGAACGAGATTCCGTCGGCGGAAGCCATGAG catgcagtaGGTTATGCTGTGGGAGAAGAACTTTATGGAGCCAAAGCAAGCTTAAATGTGTGGGCTCCAAAGTTGAGTTCTTCTTCCGAATTCAGCTTATCGCAAATTTGGGTCATCTCTGGATCCTTCGCCACTGATCTCAACACCATCGAAGCAGGATGGCAG GTGAGTCCACAGCTGTATGGTGATAACTCTCCTAGATTTTTCACTTATTGGACA ACAGATGCATATCGAGAAACAGGTTGCTACAACTTACTATGCTCGGGCTTCGTCCAAACAAGTAATAGAATTGCAATAGGTGCTGCAATATCTCCAGTCTCAGCTTATAATGGCAAGCAATTCGATATCAGTCTCTTGATATGGAAG gaTCCAAAGCATGGGAATTGGTGGCTGGAGTTTGGTCCCGGGGTGCTGGTGGGCTATTGGCCATCCTACTTGTTCAATCACCTCGCGGTACATGCCACGATGGTGCAATTCGGAGGTGAGATCTTCAACACTCGCCCGGCCGGCGTCCACACCTCCACTCAAATGGGCAGCGGGCATTACGCCGAGCAAGGGTTTAGGCAGGCGGCTTACTTTAGGAACTTGAAAGTGGTGGACTGGGACAACAGTCTCATCCCTGCAGCAAACCTAAAGGTCATTGCTGATCATCCAAATTGCTATGACATTCAGGCCAGAAGCAATAGTGTCTGGGGAAACTATTTCTACTTTGGAGGGCCAGGAAGGAGCACCAGATGCCCTTGA
- the LOC122016734 gene encoding nuclear transcription factor Y subunit C-6-like — protein MDQPPGHPVPPVIGVGVPYPTAGGAGPYQAYQNLFHQQQQQQQQQLQLFWADQYREIEQTTDFRNHSLPLARIKKIMKADEDVRMIAAEAPVVFARACEMFILELTHRSWAHAEENKRRTLQKNDIAAAISRTDVFDFLIDIVPREEGKEDVAHALGAPSGDPLSYYYVPK, from the coding sequence ATGGATCAGCCACCGGGCCACCCAGTCCCTCCTGTGATCGGTGTCGGAGTTCCCTATCCCACCGCTGGCGGCGCTGGTCCGTACCAGGCTTATCAGAACCTCTTCCACCAGCagcaacagcagcagcagcagcagctgcAGTTGTTCTGGGCTGATCAGTACAGAGAGATCGAGCAGACCACCGACTTCCGCAATCACAGCCTGCCTCTCGCCAGGATCAAGAAGATCATGAAGGCAGATGAGGATGTGCGCATGATTGCTGCCGAAGCCCCCGTGGTTTTCGCCCGCGCCTGTGAGATGTTCATCCTGGAACTCACTCACAGGTCGTGGGCTCATGCCGAGGAGAACAAGCGCCGGACACTGCAAAAGAACGACATAGCTGCGGCCATCAGCCGCACTGATGTGTTCGATTTTCTCATCGATATTGTGCCAAGGGAGGAAGGGAAGGAAGACGTCGCCCATGCACTTGGAGCCCCGTCTGGTGACCCTCTCTCTTACTACTATGTCCCTAAGTAG
- the LOC122016735 gene encoding RING-H2 finger protein ATL56-like, which yields MLLAGSLASPCLRLLVVAAAVPAALLLAGLSVLVALQACTVVRVFLRRSSRCRGRRRGLSTEEVRRLPCYAFRPPLAAEEEAEQCAVCLERFGAGERCRLLPLCRHSFHAQCVDPWLLTAPVCPICRTRAAAAAKRNG from the coding sequence ATGTTACTTGCCGGCAGCCTCGCCTCGCCCTGCCTCAGGCTCCTCGTCGTCGCCGCCGCGGTGCCCGCGGCGCTGCTGCTCGCCGGGCTCTCCGTCCTGGTGGCGCTGCAAGCGTGCACCGTCGTCCGGGTGTTCCTTCGGCGGTCGTCCAGGTGCAGAGGGCGCAGAAGGGGGTTGTCGACGGAGGAGGTGCGGAGGCTGCCGTGCTACGCCTTCCGGCCTCCGCTGGCGGCCGAGGAGGAGGCGGAGCAGTGCGCGGTGTGCCTGGAGAGGTTCGGGGCGGGGGAGCGGTGCAGGCTGCTGCCGCTCTGCCGGCACAGCTTCCACGCGCAGTGCGTCGACCCGTGGCTCCTCACCGCCCCCGTTTGCCCCATTTGCCGCACccgcgccgccgccgccgcaaaGCGTAACGGCTAA
- the LOC122016654 gene encoding ubiquinol oxidase 4, chloroplastic/chromoplastic-like translates to MQLGAMATAPLFSPSLLFAKTDPRSARRSRRDPATPFLYNPLARAASSPFGSSLRSSSRRLHRVKAATVQEKDEKVKVEESFPAKELLYNEKDATNSEPGTSEPVSWNVKLEQSFNIFLTDTTINILDSLYHDRHYARFYVLETIARVPYFAFISVLHLYESFGWWRRSDYLKVHFAESWNEFHHLLIMEELGGNAFWFDRFLGPFVAFFYYFMTVGMYMLSPRMAYHFSECVEQHAYSTYDKFIKLQGDELKKLPAPAAAINYYLNEDLYLFDEFQTSRTPKTRRPKIENLYDVFINIRDDEAEHCKTMAACQTHGNLRSPHSPKTSE, encoded by the exons ATGCAGCTTGGAGCCATGGCCACTGCCCCCCTCTtctctccttccttgctcttcgCAAAGACCGATCCAAGAAGTGCTAGAAGATCCCGTCGCGATCCTGCTACTCCTTTCCTCTATAATCCTCTCGCCCGTGCAGCTTCTTCCCCCTTTGGTTCTTCTCTTAGGTCCTCTTCTAG GAGGTTGCATCGAGTGAAGGCCGCAACGGTGCAAGAGAAAGATGAGAAGGTGAAAGTGGAGGAATCTTTTCCTGCAAAAGAACTACTGTACAATGAGAAAGACGCAACCAATTCAGAACCAGGAACCAGTGAACCAGTATCATGGAATGTTAAGCTTGAACAGTCCTTTAACATTTTTCTGACA GATACAACAATCAATATCCTTGATTCGTTATATCATGATCGCCACTATGCAAGATTCTATGTCTTGGAAACCATAGCTAGAGTCCCATACTTTG CTTTTATATCTGTCTTGCACCTGTATGAGAGCTTTGGTTGGTGGAGAAGGTCTGATTATCTGAAAGTACATTTTGCTGAAAGCTGGAATGAGTTTCACCACCTACTTATCATGGAG GAATTGGGGGGCAATGCTTTCTGGTTTGATCGTTTCCTCGGTCCATTTGTTGCATTCTTTTACTACTTCATGACTGTTGGAATGTACATGTTGAGCCCCAGAATGGCAT ATCATTTTTCGGAATGTGTTGAGCAGCACGCATATTCAACCTATGACAAGTTTATAAAGCTCCAAGGAG ATGAACTAAAAAAATTGCCTGCTCCAGCAGCTGCCATTAACTACTACCTGAATGAAGATTTATACCTGTTTG ACGAATTCCAAACCTCAAGAACTCCCAAGACTAGGAGACCCAAAATAG AGAATCTTTATGACGTTTTCATCAACATTCGTGATGATGAAGCCGAACACTGCAAGACAATGGCAGCCTGCCAAACTCACGGGAATCTTCGCTCTCCGCACTCGCCCAAAACCTCTGAATGA
- the LOC122016592 gene encoding ethylene-responsive transcription factor 3-like translates to MRKDRVPAAAGAAEPRFRGVRKRPWGRFAAEIRDPWKKARVWLGTFDSAEAAALAYDAAARALRGPAAKTNFPLASSSSPALPPSTSPTLRRPQFPFGQGRHVPASSGHSSTVESFSGPRLLAPAPIHRPMSQLGRRAKPPPQRVLDGDDDCHSDCGSSSSVVDDERGTTSGRMNTLPFDLNLLPPPDDDFQATMLCL, encoded by the coding sequence ATGCGGAAGGACCGAGTTCCGGCGGCGGCTGGCGCTGCGGAGCCGCGCTTCCGCGGAGTGCGGAAGCGGCCGTGGGGGCGGTTCGCCGCTGAGATCCGGGACCCCTGGAAGAAGGCCAGGGTGTGGCTCGGCACCTTCGACTCGGCCGAGGCTGCCGCCCTGGCCTACGACGCCGCCGCTCGCGCTCTCCGTGGTCCCGCGGCCAAGACCAACTTCCCCCTCGCGTCCTCATCCTCCCCCGCGCTTCCTCCCTCGACCTCCCCTACCTTGCGCCGCCCGCAATTCCCATTCGGGCAAGGCCGCCATGTTCCGGCATCGAGCGGTCACAGCAGCACCGTGGAGTCGTTCAGCGGACCTCGTCTCCTTGCTCCCGCGCCAATCCATCGGCCGATGTCGCAACTCGGGAGGCGGGCCAAGCCGCCTCCCCAGCGCGTCCTTGATGGCGACGACGACTGCCACAGTGACTGCGGGTCGTCGTCCTCGGTTGTCGACGACGAGCGTGGCACCACATCAGGGCGCATGAACACACTGCCATTTGATCTGAACCTGCTGCCCCCACCCGACGATGACTTCCAAGCCACAATGCTCTGCCTCTGA